One Engystomops pustulosus chromosome 7, aEngPut4.maternal, whole genome shotgun sequence DNA window includes the following coding sequences:
- the CAPRIN1 gene encoding caprin-1 isoform X2, translated as MPQRDAQSSGREQMPSATSSKAVPGSGEATATGNVQSEAIKQILVVLEKKIRNLEKKKGKLDDYQDRMNKGERLNQDQLDAVAKYQEVVTNMEFARELQKSFVALGQDIQKTIKKTARREQLLREDAEQKRLKTALELQFILDKLGDEEVRNDLKQGLNGVPVLSEEELSVLDEFYKLVEPDRDQTVRLTEQYEQASLHLRDVLDGKDKAVCGTTYKAVRELLDRILQSGYFDTPPNHQNGLCEEEEALAAPPAEEQAPELEPEPVEEYVEPSEVESTEFVNRQFMAETQFSNEKEQVDDWAVETVEVANSLQQQQVSSPTNPEPLQLNAIPQVQPDPIVRRQRVQDLMAQMQGPYNFMQDSMLDFDNQPIDPAIVSAQPMNPVQSLDLPQMVCQPVHSEPRLSQPSQGPDSTQVPMVSSSEAYAGSAQMYQTSHPTEQRSQKDAMEQIQASLSLSTDPTQTSSSLPAASQPQVFQTGSNKPLHSSGINVNAAPFQSMQTVFNMNAPVLPVNEAETLKQNQYQASYSQSFPGQPHQVEQSELQQEQLQTVVNPYHATSDQSHQASAGHQQAQQNTGFPRNSQPFYNNRGMPRGGQRGSRGLMNGYRGPSNGFRGGYDGYRPAFSNTPNSGYSQPQFNAPRDYTNNYQRDGYQQNFKRGTGQGGPRGAPRGNTQALHS; from the exons ATGCCGCAACGGGACGCTCAGAGCAGCGGGAGAGAGCAG ATGCCCTCAGCCACAAGCAGCAAGGCTGTGCCGGGCTCCGGCGAGGCCACAGCGACTGGAAATGTTCAGAGCGAGGCCATAAAACAGATCCTGGTGGTCCTGGAAAAGAAAATCCGCAACCTTGAAAAGAAGAAG GGCAAGTTGGATGACTACCAGGACCGGATGAATAAAGGAGAGCGGCTGAATCAGGACCAACTG gaTGCGGTGGCAAAATATCAAGAGGTTGTGACCAACATGGAATTCGCTCGTGAGCTTCAAAAAAGTTTTGTAGCTTTGGGGCAGGAT ATCCAGAAAACCATCAAGAAGACGGCTCGTCGTGAGCAGCTCCTGCGGGAGGACGCAGAACAGAAGCGCTTAAAGACGGCACTGGAGCTCCAGTTCATCTTGGATAAGCTTGGAGATGAGGAAGTCCGCAACGACTTGAAGCAAGGTCTTAACGGTGTCCCTGTGTTGTCTGAAGAGGAACTGAGTGTACTGGACGAGTTTTACAAACTGGTGGAACCTGATCGGGACCAAACTGTAAG GTTGACGGAGCAGTATGAACAGGCGTCCCTTCACCTCCGGGATGTCCTCGATGGAAAAGATAAGGCCGTCTGTGGAACCACAT ATAAAGCCGTGCGCGAACTCCTGGATCGTATCCTTCAGAGCGGATATTTTGATACACCCCCGAATCACCAAaatgggctgtgtgaggaggaggaagccCTTGCAGCGCCGCCTGCAGAAGAACAAGCACCTGAGCTCG AACCCGAACCTGTGGAGGAATATGTTGAGCCCTCCGAAGTAGAGTCCACTGAG TTTGTGAACAGACAGTTCATGGCGGAAACCCAGTTCAGCAATGAGAAGGAACAGGTGGACGACTGGGCAGTAGAAACCGTGGAA GTCGCAAACTCACTCCAGCAACAGCAAGTGTCATCCCCTACCAATCCAGAGCCCCTCCAGCTTAATGCTATCCCCCAAGTTCAGCCTGATCCCATTGTCCGGAGGCAGAGGGTTCAGGATCTGATGGCCCAGATGCAAGGTCCATACAATTTCATGCAG GACTCTATGTTGGACTTTGACAACCAACCAATTGACCCAGCCATTGTATCGGCACAGCCCATGAATCCAGTGCAAAGCCTGGATCTGCCACAGATGGTTTGTCAGCCAG TTCATTCTGAGCCCCGGCTATCTCAGCCCAGCCAAGGTCCAGATAGCACACAG GTTCCTATGGTATCTTCCAGTGAAGCCTACGCTGGTTCTGCACAGATGTATCAAACGTCTCATCCCACAGAACAGAGGTCCCAAAAGGATGCCATGGAGCAAATTCAG GCATCGTTATCCTTAAGTACCGATCCAACACAGACTTCCTCGTCGCTTCCTGCTGCTTCCCAACCTCAGGTGTTTCAGACTGGGTCCAACAAGCCGCTGCACAGCAGTGGTATCAATGTGAATGCTGCTCCATTCCAGTCCATGCAGACT GTATTTAATATGAATGCACCTGTCCTGCCTGTGAATGAGGCGGAAACGCTGAAACAGAACCAGTACCAAGCCAGTTACAGTCAGTCGTTCCCCGGCCAGCCGCATCAAGTGGAGCAATCTGAACTTCAACAAGAGCAGCTACAAACAG TGGTAAACCCTTACCATGCAACATCGGACCAGTCCCACCAAGCATCTGCTGGGCATCAGCAGGCACAACAGAATACTGGATTTCCCCGCAACAGCCAACCCTTCTACAACAACCGAGGGATGCCCCGGGGTGGGCAGCGGGGCAGCAGGGGGCTGATGAATGGCTACAGGGGGCCATCTAATGGCTTCAGAG GAGGTTATGATGGTTACCGCCCGGCCTTCTCCAACACTCCAAACAGCGGTTATTCCCAGCCACAGTTCAATGCTCCCCGTGATTACACCAACAACTATCAGCGG GATGGCTACCAACAGAACTTTAAGCGTGGCACTGGACAAGGCGGTCCTCGGGGCGCCCCTCGAGGTAATACTCAAGCGCTGCACTCCTAA
- the CAPRIN1 gene encoding caprin-1 isoform X1 translates to MPQRDAQSSGREQMPSATSSKAVPGSGEATATGNVQSEAIKQILVVLEKKIRNLEKKKGKLDDYQDRMNKGERLNQDQLDAVAKYQEVVTNMEFARELQKSFVALGQDIQKTIKKTARREQLLREDAEQKRLKTALELQFILDKLGDEEVRNDLKQGLNGVPVLSEEELSVLDEFYKLVEPDRDQTVRLTEQYEQASLHLRDVLDGKDKAVCGTTYKAVRELLDRILQSGYFDTPPNHQNGLCEEEEALAAPPAEEQAPELEPEPVEEYVEPSEVESTEFVNRQFMAETQFSNEKEQVDDWAVETVEVANSLQQQQVSSPTNPEPLQLNAIPQVQPDPIVRRQRVQDLMAQMQGPYNFMQDSMLDFDNQPIDPAIVSAQPMNPVQSLDLPQMVCQPVHSEPRLSQPSQGPDSTQVPMVSSSEAYAGSAQMYQTSHPTEQRSQKDAMEQIQASLSLSTDPTQTSSSLPAASQPQVFQTGSNKPLHSSGINVNAAPFQSMQTVFNMNAPVLPVNEAETLKQNQYQASYSQSFPGQPHQVEQSELQQEQLQTVVNPYHATSDQSHQASAGHQQAQQNTGFPRNSQPFYNNRGMPRGGQRGSRGLMNGYRGPSNGFRGGYDGYRPAFSNTPNSGYSQPQFNAPRDYTNNYQRDGYQQNFKRGTGQGGPRGAPRGRGGPPRPGRGIPHLSSQQDY, encoded by the exons ATGCCGCAACGGGACGCTCAGAGCAGCGGGAGAGAGCAG ATGCCCTCAGCCACAAGCAGCAAGGCTGTGCCGGGCTCCGGCGAGGCCACAGCGACTGGAAATGTTCAGAGCGAGGCCATAAAACAGATCCTGGTGGTCCTGGAAAAGAAAATCCGCAACCTTGAAAAGAAGAAG GGCAAGTTGGATGACTACCAGGACCGGATGAATAAAGGAGAGCGGCTGAATCAGGACCAACTG gaTGCGGTGGCAAAATATCAAGAGGTTGTGACCAACATGGAATTCGCTCGTGAGCTTCAAAAAAGTTTTGTAGCTTTGGGGCAGGAT ATCCAGAAAACCATCAAGAAGACGGCTCGTCGTGAGCAGCTCCTGCGGGAGGACGCAGAACAGAAGCGCTTAAAGACGGCACTGGAGCTCCAGTTCATCTTGGATAAGCTTGGAGATGAGGAAGTCCGCAACGACTTGAAGCAAGGTCTTAACGGTGTCCCTGTGTTGTCTGAAGAGGAACTGAGTGTACTGGACGAGTTTTACAAACTGGTGGAACCTGATCGGGACCAAACTGTAAG GTTGACGGAGCAGTATGAACAGGCGTCCCTTCACCTCCGGGATGTCCTCGATGGAAAAGATAAGGCCGTCTGTGGAACCACAT ATAAAGCCGTGCGCGAACTCCTGGATCGTATCCTTCAGAGCGGATATTTTGATACACCCCCGAATCACCAAaatgggctgtgtgaggaggaggaagccCTTGCAGCGCCGCCTGCAGAAGAACAAGCACCTGAGCTCG AACCCGAACCTGTGGAGGAATATGTTGAGCCCTCCGAAGTAGAGTCCACTGAG TTTGTGAACAGACAGTTCATGGCGGAAACCCAGTTCAGCAATGAGAAGGAACAGGTGGACGACTGGGCAGTAGAAACCGTGGAA GTCGCAAACTCACTCCAGCAACAGCAAGTGTCATCCCCTACCAATCCAGAGCCCCTCCAGCTTAATGCTATCCCCCAAGTTCAGCCTGATCCCATTGTCCGGAGGCAGAGGGTTCAGGATCTGATGGCCCAGATGCAAGGTCCATACAATTTCATGCAG GACTCTATGTTGGACTTTGACAACCAACCAATTGACCCAGCCATTGTATCGGCACAGCCCATGAATCCAGTGCAAAGCCTGGATCTGCCACAGATGGTTTGTCAGCCAG TTCATTCTGAGCCCCGGCTATCTCAGCCCAGCCAAGGTCCAGATAGCACACAG GTTCCTATGGTATCTTCCAGTGAAGCCTACGCTGGTTCTGCACAGATGTATCAAACGTCTCATCCCACAGAACAGAGGTCCCAAAAGGATGCCATGGAGCAAATTCAG GCATCGTTATCCTTAAGTACCGATCCAACACAGACTTCCTCGTCGCTTCCTGCTGCTTCCCAACCTCAGGTGTTTCAGACTGGGTCCAACAAGCCGCTGCACAGCAGTGGTATCAATGTGAATGCTGCTCCATTCCAGTCCATGCAGACT GTATTTAATATGAATGCACCTGTCCTGCCTGTGAATGAGGCGGAAACGCTGAAACAGAACCAGTACCAAGCCAGTTACAGTCAGTCGTTCCCCGGCCAGCCGCATCAAGTGGAGCAATCTGAACTTCAACAAGAGCAGCTACAAACAG TGGTAAACCCTTACCATGCAACATCGGACCAGTCCCACCAAGCATCTGCTGGGCATCAGCAGGCACAACAGAATACTGGATTTCCCCGCAACAGCCAACCCTTCTACAACAACCGAGGGATGCCCCGGGGTGGGCAGCGGGGCAGCAGGGGGCTGATGAATGGCTACAGGGGGCCATCTAATGGCTTCAGAG GAGGTTATGATGGTTACCGCCCGGCCTTCTCCAACACTCCAAACAGCGGTTATTCCCAGCCACAGTTCAATGCTCCCCGTGATTACACCAACAACTATCAGCGG GATGGCTACCAACAGAACTTTAAGCGTGGCACTGGACAAGGCGGTCCTCGGGGCGCCCCTCGAG GTCGCGGAGGACCCCCAAGACCCGGCCGAGGGATCCCACACCTGAGCAGCCAACAAGACTATTAA
- the CAPRIN1 gene encoding caprin-1 isoform X3, with product MPSATSSKAVPGSGEATATGNVQSEAIKQILVVLEKKIRNLEKKKGKLDDYQDRMNKGERLNQDQLDAVAKYQEVVTNMEFARELQKSFVALGQDIQKTIKKTARREQLLREDAEQKRLKTALELQFILDKLGDEEVRNDLKQGLNGVPVLSEEELSVLDEFYKLVEPDRDQTVRLTEQYEQASLHLRDVLDGKDKAVCGTTYKAVRELLDRILQSGYFDTPPNHQNGLCEEEEALAAPPAEEQAPELEPEPVEEYVEPSEVESTEFVNRQFMAETQFSNEKEQVDDWAVETVEVANSLQQQQVSSPTNPEPLQLNAIPQVQPDPIVRRQRVQDLMAQMQGPYNFMQDSMLDFDNQPIDPAIVSAQPMNPVQSLDLPQMVCQPVHSEPRLSQPSQGPDSTQVPMVSSSEAYAGSAQMYQTSHPTEQRSQKDAMEQIQASLSLSTDPTQTSSSLPAASQPQVFQTGSNKPLHSSGINVNAAPFQSMQTVFNMNAPVLPVNEAETLKQNQYQASYSQSFPGQPHQVEQSELQQEQLQTVVNPYHATSDQSHQASAGHQQAQQNTGFPRNSQPFYNNRGMPRGGQRGSRGLMNGYRGPSNGFRGGYDGYRPAFSNTPNSGYSQPQFNAPRDYTNNYQRDGYQQNFKRGTGQGGPRGAPRGRGGPPRPGRGIPHLSSQQDY from the exons ATGCCCTCAGCCACAAGCAGCAAGGCTGTGCCGGGCTCCGGCGAGGCCACAGCGACTGGAAATGTTCAGAGCGAGGCCATAAAACAGATCCTGGTGGTCCTGGAAAAGAAAATCCGCAACCTTGAAAAGAAGAAG GGCAAGTTGGATGACTACCAGGACCGGATGAATAAAGGAGAGCGGCTGAATCAGGACCAACTG gaTGCGGTGGCAAAATATCAAGAGGTTGTGACCAACATGGAATTCGCTCGTGAGCTTCAAAAAAGTTTTGTAGCTTTGGGGCAGGAT ATCCAGAAAACCATCAAGAAGACGGCTCGTCGTGAGCAGCTCCTGCGGGAGGACGCAGAACAGAAGCGCTTAAAGACGGCACTGGAGCTCCAGTTCATCTTGGATAAGCTTGGAGATGAGGAAGTCCGCAACGACTTGAAGCAAGGTCTTAACGGTGTCCCTGTGTTGTCTGAAGAGGAACTGAGTGTACTGGACGAGTTTTACAAACTGGTGGAACCTGATCGGGACCAAACTGTAAG GTTGACGGAGCAGTATGAACAGGCGTCCCTTCACCTCCGGGATGTCCTCGATGGAAAAGATAAGGCCGTCTGTGGAACCACAT ATAAAGCCGTGCGCGAACTCCTGGATCGTATCCTTCAGAGCGGATATTTTGATACACCCCCGAATCACCAAaatgggctgtgtgaggaggaggaagccCTTGCAGCGCCGCCTGCAGAAGAACAAGCACCTGAGCTCG AACCCGAACCTGTGGAGGAATATGTTGAGCCCTCCGAAGTAGAGTCCACTGAG TTTGTGAACAGACAGTTCATGGCGGAAACCCAGTTCAGCAATGAGAAGGAACAGGTGGACGACTGGGCAGTAGAAACCGTGGAA GTCGCAAACTCACTCCAGCAACAGCAAGTGTCATCCCCTACCAATCCAGAGCCCCTCCAGCTTAATGCTATCCCCCAAGTTCAGCCTGATCCCATTGTCCGGAGGCAGAGGGTTCAGGATCTGATGGCCCAGATGCAAGGTCCATACAATTTCATGCAG GACTCTATGTTGGACTTTGACAACCAACCAATTGACCCAGCCATTGTATCGGCACAGCCCATGAATCCAGTGCAAAGCCTGGATCTGCCACAGATGGTTTGTCAGCCAG TTCATTCTGAGCCCCGGCTATCTCAGCCCAGCCAAGGTCCAGATAGCACACAG GTTCCTATGGTATCTTCCAGTGAAGCCTACGCTGGTTCTGCACAGATGTATCAAACGTCTCATCCCACAGAACAGAGGTCCCAAAAGGATGCCATGGAGCAAATTCAG GCATCGTTATCCTTAAGTACCGATCCAACACAGACTTCCTCGTCGCTTCCTGCTGCTTCCCAACCTCAGGTGTTTCAGACTGGGTCCAACAAGCCGCTGCACAGCAGTGGTATCAATGTGAATGCTGCTCCATTCCAGTCCATGCAGACT GTATTTAATATGAATGCACCTGTCCTGCCTGTGAATGAGGCGGAAACGCTGAAACAGAACCAGTACCAAGCCAGTTACAGTCAGTCGTTCCCCGGCCAGCCGCATCAAGTGGAGCAATCTGAACTTCAACAAGAGCAGCTACAAACAG TGGTAAACCCTTACCATGCAACATCGGACCAGTCCCACCAAGCATCTGCTGGGCATCAGCAGGCACAACAGAATACTGGATTTCCCCGCAACAGCCAACCCTTCTACAACAACCGAGGGATGCCCCGGGGTGGGCAGCGGGGCAGCAGGGGGCTGATGAATGGCTACAGGGGGCCATCTAATGGCTTCAGAG GAGGTTATGATGGTTACCGCCCGGCCTTCTCCAACACTCCAAACAGCGGTTATTCCCAGCCACAGTTCAATGCTCCCCGTGATTACACCAACAACTATCAGCGG GATGGCTACCAACAGAACTTTAAGCGTGGCACTGGACAAGGCGGTCCTCGGGGCGCCCCTCGAG GTCGCGGAGGACCCCCAAGACCCGGCCGAGGGATCCCACACCTGAGCAGCCAACAAGACTATTAA
- the CAPRIN1 gene encoding caprin-1 isoform X4, translating to MPQRDAQSSGREQMPSATSSKAVPGSGEATATGNVQSEAIKQILVVLEKKIRNLEKKKGKLDDYQDRMNKGERLNQDQLDAVAKYQEVVTNMEFARELQKSFVALGQDIQKTIKKTARREQLLREDAEQKRLKTALELQFILDKLGDEEVRNDLKQGLNGVPVLSEEELSVLDEFYKLVEPDRDQTVRLTEQYEQASLHLRDVLDGKDKAVCGTTYKAVRELLDRILQSGYFDTPPNHQNGLCEEEEALAAPPAEEQAPELEPEPVEEYVEPSEVESTEFVNRQFMAETQFSNEKEQVDDWAVETVEVANSLQQQQVSSPTNPEPLQLNAIPQVQPDPIVRRQRVQDLMAQMQGPYNFMQDSMLDFDNQPIDPAIVSAQPMNPVQSLDLPQMVCQPVHSEPRLSQPSQGPDSTQVPMVSSSEAYAGSAQMYQTSHPTEQRSQKDAMEQIQASLSLSTDPTQTSSSLPAASQPQVFQTGSNKPLHSSGINVNAAPFQSMQTVFNMNAPVLPVNEAETLKQNQYQASYSQSFPGQPHQVEQSELQQEQLQTVVNPYHATSDQSHQASAGHQQAQQNTGFPRNSQPFYNNRGMPRGGQRGSRGLMNGYRGPSNGFRGGYDGYRPAFSNTPNSGYSQPQFNAPRDYTNNYQRDGYQQNFKRGTGQGGPRGAPRGSIEIG from the exons ATGCCGCAACGGGACGCTCAGAGCAGCGGGAGAGAGCAG ATGCCCTCAGCCACAAGCAGCAAGGCTGTGCCGGGCTCCGGCGAGGCCACAGCGACTGGAAATGTTCAGAGCGAGGCCATAAAACAGATCCTGGTGGTCCTGGAAAAGAAAATCCGCAACCTTGAAAAGAAGAAG GGCAAGTTGGATGACTACCAGGACCGGATGAATAAAGGAGAGCGGCTGAATCAGGACCAACTG gaTGCGGTGGCAAAATATCAAGAGGTTGTGACCAACATGGAATTCGCTCGTGAGCTTCAAAAAAGTTTTGTAGCTTTGGGGCAGGAT ATCCAGAAAACCATCAAGAAGACGGCTCGTCGTGAGCAGCTCCTGCGGGAGGACGCAGAACAGAAGCGCTTAAAGACGGCACTGGAGCTCCAGTTCATCTTGGATAAGCTTGGAGATGAGGAAGTCCGCAACGACTTGAAGCAAGGTCTTAACGGTGTCCCTGTGTTGTCTGAAGAGGAACTGAGTGTACTGGACGAGTTTTACAAACTGGTGGAACCTGATCGGGACCAAACTGTAAG GTTGACGGAGCAGTATGAACAGGCGTCCCTTCACCTCCGGGATGTCCTCGATGGAAAAGATAAGGCCGTCTGTGGAACCACAT ATAAAGCCGTGCGCGAACTCCTGGATCGTATCCTTCAGAGCGGATATTTTGATACACCCCCGAATCACCAAaatgggctgtgtgaggaggaggaagccCTTGCAGCGCCGCCTGCAGAAGAACAAGCACCTGAGCTCG AACCCGAACCTGTGGAGGAATATGTTGAGCCCTCCGAAGTAGAGTCCACTGAG TTTGTGAACAGACAGTTCATGGCGGAAACCCAGTTCAGCAATGAGAAGGAACAGGTGGACGACTGGGCAGTAGAAACCGTGGAA GTCGCAAACTCACTCCAGCAACAGCAAGTGTCATCCCCTACCAATCCAGAGCCCCTCCAGCTTAATGCTATCCCCCAAGTTCAGCCTGATCCCATTGTCCGGAGGCAGAGGGTTCAGGATCTGATGGCCCAGATGCAAGGTCCATACAATTTCATGCAG GACTCTATGTTGGACTTTGACAACCAACCAATTGACCCAGCCATTGTATCGGCACAGCCCATGAATCCAGTGCAAAGCCTGGATCTGCCACAGATGGTTTGTCAGCCAG TTCATTCTGAGCCCCGGCTATCTCAGCCCAGCCAAGGTCCAGATAGCACACAG GTTCCTATGGTATCTTCCAGTGAAGCCTACGCTGGTTCTGCACAGATGTATCAAACGTCTCATCCCACAGAACAGAGGTCCCAAAAGGATGCCATGGAGCAAATTCAG GCATCGTTATCCTTAAGTACCGATCCAACACAGACTTCCTCGTCGCTTCCTGCTGCTTCCCAACCTCAGGTGTTTCAGACTGGGTCCAACAAGCCGCTGCACAGCAGTGGTATCAATGTGAATGCTGCTCCATTCCAGTCCATGCAGACT GTATTTAATATGAATGCACCTGTCCTGCCTGTGAATGAGGCGGAAACGCTGAAACAGAACCAGTACCAAGCCAGTTACAGTCAGTCGTTCCCCGGCCAGCCGCATCAAGTGGAGCAATCTGAACTTCAACAAGAGCAGCTACAAACAG TGGTAAACCCTTACCATGCAACATCGGACCAGTCCCACCAAGCATCTGCTGGGCATCAGCAGGCACAACAGAATACTGGATTTCCCCGCAACAGCCAACCCTTCTACAACAACCGAGGGATGCCCCGGGGTGGGCAGCGGGGCAGCAGGGGGCTGATGAATGGCTACAGGGGGCCATCTAATGGCTTCAGAG GAGGTTATGATGGTTACCGCCCGGCCTTCTCCAACACTCCAAACAGCGGTTATTCCCAGCCACAGTTCAATGCTCCCCGTGATTACACCAACAACTATCAGCGG GATGGCTACCAACAGAACTTTAAGCGTGGCACTGGACAAGGCGGTCCTCGGGGCGCCCCTCGAG GATCCATTGAAATCGGCTGA